TTTGGTGCTTCTAAAAGTCTCCCGTGAGTGAGTGAGTGAGTGAGTGTCGTTTTTGGCTTGTTTTCAGGAAATCAGCCCCAAAACGACACTTTGGAAATCACTACATCTTCCCATTCCCACATTTTCAAATCTTCTCATTTTCAAATCTTCAAATTCGCACCTTAGCGGAGCACCTTCGCTTTTAATTGAAAGATGTCTCTGAGGGCGCGGTCTGCAGCGTAATAGCCGCACATGCCGTGTACGCCACCGCCGGGAGGAGTGGAGGAAGAGCAGAGGTAAATGCCTTTGGCCGAGGTTCTGTACGGCGAGGCCCGAAGTGCCGGACGCGTAAACAACTGCCCCACGTCAATGATGCCACCGTTGATGTCGCCCCCGATGTAGTTGGGGTTGTAGGCTTCCATCTGGTGGGTGTTGAAGGCATGGCGGGCTAGAATCAGGTCTTTGAACCCCGGCGCGAACCGTTCTATCTGGTTTTCTATGGCCTGGGTCATGTCTTTAGTGGAGCCGTTGGGCACATGGCAATAGGCCCAGGCGGTGTGCTTGCCTTGCGGCGCCCGGCTGGGGTCAAAAACACTTTGTTGGGCCATCAAGGCAAATGGTTTTTCTGGGTACTGCCCTTGTGAGGTAAGTTTTTCTGATAGCGCTATCTCCTCCAGGGTGTTGCCCAAATGCACGGTGCCGGCCTGTCTACACTCGGGTGCAGTGAAGGGAACCGGGCCGTCCAAAGCCCAGTCTATCTTGAATACGCCCATGCCGTAACGGTACTTCTTCAACTGCCACTGGTAAATGGCGGAAAACGAATGACCCGCAATCTCCAGCAACTGCCTGGGTGTGACATCCAGCAACACCGCATGAGAGGAGGGTAATTGCTTTAAAGAAGTAACATGATAATTGGTCTCAATCTTTCCGCCCAAGGAAACGAAATGCGCTGCCAAGGCATTGGCAATGCTCTGCGACCCGCCTTTGGGCAGCGGCCAGCCGTGCAAATGCGCCTGCGCCAGCAACACCAAGCCAATGGCCGAGGTGGTCATATTAGACAAAGGCTGAATAGAATGCGCCGCCATGCCCGCCCACAGTCCTCTTGCTTTTTTAGTGGTAAAGACTAGGTTCGCCAAAGTAGTGGCCGGTGACATCGCTTTGATGCCAAATTTCGCCATGGCCAATGGATTCTTCGGGAATTGCAGTGGACCCAGAACGGTTGGCGCCAAGTTTGGCCAGTCCTTCACCAAAGCCGTCATCAATTGCTCATAGGCTTTTCTGTCCTTGCCCAGATGAAGCGCCGTTTCTGGTAAGGAATGCAGGAGCGCTGCGGCGGTGCCGCCGTCAAATGGGTGCGCGGCCGCTACCGGTGGGTAAATGTATTCCAGCCCGTGCTGGGCCAGGGGAAGCGTTTTAAAATAAGGAGACTCGGCGGCCAGGGGATGAATGGCTGAGCAGACATCATGCAGAAAGCCCGGCAAGGTTAGTTCTTTGGTGCGCAGGCCTCCGCCAATGGTGTCTTTGGACTCCACCAACAGCACAGACAATCCCTGTTCCTGCAAGGCAATGGCCGCCGACAAGCCATTCGGCCCAGAGCCGACCACTACTGCATCAAAATCCCGTTTTTCCAAAGGCGAGTCAGGTGTTTACTAGTTTGAGAAGCAAGATACGT
The nucleotide sequence above comes from Nibribacter ruber. Encoded proteins:
- a CDS encoding phytoene desaturase family protein, with the protein product MEKRDFDAVVVGSGPNGLSAAIALQEQGLSVLLVESKDTIGGGLRTKELTLPGFLHDVCSAIHPLAAESPYFKTLPLAQHGLEYIYPPVAAAHPFDGGTAAALLHSLPETALHLGKDRKAYEQLMTALVKDWPNLAPTVLGPLQFPKNPLAMAKFGIKAMSPATTLANLVFTTKKARGLWAGMAAHSIQPLSNMTTSAIGLVLLAQAHLHGWPLPKGGSQSIANALAAHFVSLGGKIETNYHVTSLKQLPSSHAVLLDVTPRQLLEIAGHSFSAIYQWQLKKYRYGMGVFKIDWALDGPVPFTAPECRQAGTVHLGNTLEEIALSEKLTSQGQYPEKPFALMAQQSVFDPSRAPQGKHTAWAYCHVPNGSTKDMTQAIENQIERFAPGFKDLILARHAFNTHQMEAYNPNYIGGDINGGIIDVGQLFTRPALRASPYRTSAKGIYLCSSSTPPGGGVHGMCGYYAADRALRDIFQLKAKVLR